The following coding sequences are from one Aeromicrobium duanguangcaii window:
- a CDS encoding 4a-hydroxytetrahydrobiopterin dehydratase, with protein sequence MSTVDTPTIIAAGLDDWRPLVHSLHARFRTGDFATGLDFLVDIGAAAEAANHHPDVQLTYTHADITLTSHDTGAVTDRDLDLARIISDLAAERGLEADPGRLTRLEIALNAVDKDTIGPFWAAVLTGEADAYDGEQVVDPTEQVPLLWFQPTPPRDGVPQMCFHLDIWIPAGQLPSRIEAAVAAGGRVVDDSESPSFVVLEDAEGNKACLCTVLDRS encoded by the coding sequence ATGAGCACGGTTGACACCCCGACGATCATCGCTGCCGGTCTGGACGACTGGCGGCCACTGGTCCACAGCCTGCATGCCCGGTTCCGCACGGGCGACTTCGCGACAGGTCTGGACTTCCTCGTGGACATCGGTGCGGCGGCGGAGGCCGCGAACCACCACCCGGACGTGCAGCTGACCTATACCCATGCCGACATCACCCTGACCAGCCATGACACCGGAGCGGTCACCGATCGCGACCTGGATCTGGCGCGGATCATCAGTGACCTGGCGGCCGAGCGCGGACTCGAGGCCGATCCCGGCCGGCTCACGCGCCTCGAGATCGCCCTCAATGCCGTCGACAAGGACACGATCGGCCCGTTCTGGGCCGCCGTCCTGACCGGTGAGGCCGACGCCTATGACGGCGAGCAGGTCGTCGATCCCACCGAGCAGGTGCCGTTGCTGTGGTTCCAGCCCACGCCGCCGCGCGACGGCGTGCCGCAGATGTGCTTCCACCTCGACATCTGGATCCCGGCCGGCCAGCTGCCGTCCCGCATCGAGGCGGCCGTCGCCGCCGGGGGCCGCGTCGTCGACGACTCCGAGTCCCCGTCGTTCGTCGTGCTGGAGGATGCCGAGGGCAACAAGGCCTGCCTCTGCACGGTCCTGGACCGCTCCTGA
- a CDS encoding dihydrofolate reductase family protein: MRKVTYSMGLSLDGYVNGPDGTFDWPGFGEEVFAFSIEEIRRVDVHLMGRNLYETMLYWQDPAEQPGFGEAEWTWAHLWNPLPKVVFSRTLSSVEGAATLATRALADEIEALRAEPGDGDIAIGGASLAKQAAELGLIDEYWMRVYPVLVGGGNTYFAHDEQRLDLELLDARTFASGVQFLRYGVVR; this comes from the coding sequence GTGCGCAAGGTGACCTATTCGATGGGCCTGTCCCTCGACGGCTACGTCAACGGACCGGACGGCACCTTCGACTGGCCCGGCTTCGGCGAGGAGGTGTTCGCCTTCAGCATCGAGGAGATCCGCCGGGTCGACGTGCACCTGATGGGCCGGAACCTCTACGAGACGATGCTCTACTGGCAGGACCCGGCCGAGCAGCCGGGCTTCGGCGAGGCCGAGTGGACGTGGGCCCACCTGTGGAACCCGCTGCCGAAGGTCGTGTTCTCACGGACCTTGTCCAGCGTCGAGGGCGCCGCGACTCTGGCGACGCGCGCCCTGGCCGACGAGATCGAGGCGCTCCGGGCCGAGCCCGGCGACGGAGACATCGCCATCGGCGGCGCCAGCCTCGCCAAGCAGGCTGCCGAGCTCGGCCTGATCGACGAGTACTGGATGCGCGTCTACCCCGTGCTGGTCGGCGGCGGAAACACCTATTTCGCCCACGACGAGCAGCGCCTCGATCTCGAGTTGCTGGACGCTCGGACGTTCGCCTCCGGCGTGCAGTTCCTGCGCTACGGCGTCGTGCGCTGA
- a CDS encoding LLM class flavin-dependent oxidoreductase → MKNIGFLSFGHWSDSPQSATRSGADALLQSIDLAVAAEELGADGAYFRVHHFARQLASPFPLLSAIGARTSRIEIGTGVIDMRYENPLYFAENAAAADLISGGRLQLGISRGSPEQVIAGYKYFGFEPPEGMTDADMARGHTQVLLEVLKGEGFAEPNPRPMFPNPPGRLPLEPQSPGLRDRIWWGAGSRATAEWTAEQGMNLMSSTLLTEDTGVPFHQLQAEQIQRFRDAWTAAGHQREPRVSVSRSIFPLVSDLDRAYFGSESRSTDQVGFLEGGAARFGRTYAAEPDRLIEELREDEAIAAADTLLITVPNQLGVDYNAHVIESLLTYVAPGLGWR, encoded by the coding sequence ATGAAGAACATCGGGTTCCTGTCCTTCGGCCACTGGTCGGACTCACCGCAATCGGCCACGCGGTCGGGAGCGGACGCGCTGCTCCAGTCGATCGACCTGGCCGTCGCTGCCGAGGAGCTCGGCGCTGACGGCGCGTACTTCCGCGTGCACCACTTCGCGCGCCAGCTGGCGTCGCCGTTCCCGCTGCTGTCCGCGATCGGCGCGCGCACCTCGCGGATCGAGATCGGCACCGGCGTCATCGACATGCGGTACGAAAATCCCTTGTATTTTGCGGAGAACGCGGCAGCCGCCGACCTCATCTCCGGCGGCAGGCTGCAGTTGGGCATCAGCAGGGGATCACCGGAGCAGGTCATCGCCGGCTACAAGTACTTCGGCTTCGAGCCGCCCGAGGGCATGACGGACGCCGACATGGCGCGCGGCCACACGCAGGTCCTCCTGGAGGTGCTCAAGGGCGAGGGCTTCGCCGAGCCGAACCCGCGGCCGATGTTCCCGAACCCGCCGGGACGCCTCCCGCTGGAGCCGCAGTCGCCGGGGCTGCGTGACCGCATCTGGTGGGGCGCCGGCTCGCGCGCGACTGCCGAGTGGACCGCCGAGCAGGGGATGAACCTGATGAGCTCGACGCTGCTGACCGAGGACACGGGCGTGCCGTTCCACCAGCTGCAGGCCGAGCAGATCCAGCGCTTCCGCGATGCATGGACGGCCGCCGGACACCAGCGTGAGCCGCGCGTCTCGGTCAGCCGCAGCATCTTTCCGCTGGTCTCGGACCTGGACCGTGCCTACTTCGGTAGCGAGTCCCGCAGCACCGACCAGGTGGGCTTCCTCGAGGGAGGAGCGGCCCGGTTCGGCCGCACGTACGCCGCCGAGCCCGACCGCCTGATCGAGGAGCTGCGCGAGGACGAGGCGATCGCCGCGGCGGACACGCTGCTGATCACGGTGCCGAACCAGCTCGGCGTGGACTACAACGCCCACGTGATCGAGAGCCTGCTGACGTACGTCGCGCCCGGCCTGGGCTGGCGCTGA
- a CDS encoding helix-turn-helix domain-containing protein, with the protein MPPQDEAHRVHCRLDELLAQRGMTLTRLAELVGVTVVNLSVLKNDRAKAIRFTTLTAICDALDCEVGDLLVVTE; encoded by the coding sequence ATGCCTCCGCAGGACGAGGCGCACCGGGTTCACTGCCGGCTGGACGAGCTGTTGGCCCAGCGGGGCATGACGCTGACGAGGCTCGCCGAGCTCGTGGGCGTGACGGTCGTCAATCTGTCCGTCCTCAAGAACGACCGGGCCAAGGCGATCCGGTTCACGACGCTCACCGCGATCTGCGACGCGCTCGACTGTGAGGTGGGCGACCTCCTGGTCGTCACGGAATGA
- a CDS encoding DUF2975 domain-containing protein has product MKAPFGTATRADVWFTASLALIGILATLTDAVSRLREVLPNRDVPVDVDLQTSTQPIAISGVGDAIPVEIDRVTVSVSDLSPTSYGAVIASIVVPAVSIIVVLVCLTWLLRNIGAGEFFSRTNTRLVTGAALTAVLGWLLTTVATTGAANGALAKLTTADDPGFEISMNISFLALFAAMVAGCIASVFHTGERMQRDSEGLV; this is encoded by the coding sequence ATGAAGGCACCCTTCGGCACCGCCACTCGCGCGGACGTGTGGTTCACCGCCAGCCTCGCCCTCATCGGCATCCTGGCGACGCTGACCGATGCCGTCTCGCGGCTGAGGGAGGTGCTGCCGAACCGGGACGTGCCGGTGGACGTCGACCTCCAGACGTCGACCCAGCCGATCGCGATCAGCGGCGTCGGTGACGCGATCCCGGTCGAGATCGACCGCGTCACGGTGAGCGTCAGCGACCTGTCGCCGACCTCGTACGGCGCGGTCATCGCGTCGATCGTGGTGCCCGCGGTGAGCATCATCGTCGTGCTCGTGTGCCTGACCTGGCTGCTCCGCAACATCGGAGCCGGGGAGTTCTTCAGCCGCACGAACACCCGGCTCGTCACCGGCGCGGCGCTCACGGCCGTCCTCGGCTGGCTGCTCACGACCGTCGCGACCACCGGTGCCGCCAACGGCGCGCTCGCGAAGCTCACCACGGCGGACGATCCCGGGTTCGAGATCTCGATGAACATCTCCTTCCTCGCCCTGTTCGCCGCGATGGTCGCCGGATGCATCGCCAGCGTGTTCCACACGGGTGAGCGGATGCAGCGCGACTCCGAGGGCCTGGTCTGA
- a CDS encoding GNAT family N-acetyltransferase, with protein MPVTRLVAATDAEALADVLSRNREAMAAIEPRRPSIYFTTKGQRAIIQDALRRYSEGLAFPRVILDDDTVVGRINLSEIVQGPARRAELGYYLDAKAQGRGLATRAIDEIVTLAFGRLGLHRIQAATRLDNAASQRILERNDFARVGIARDYLRVGGAWRDHVLYERIAAQ; from the coding sequence ATGCCCGTGACCCGCCTCGTCGCCGCGACCGACGCCGAGGCCCTCGCCGACGTCCTGAGCCGGAATCGCGAGGCGATGGCGGCCATCGAGCCACGACGTCCCTCGATCTACTTCACGACGAAGGGCCAGCGGGCGATCATCCAGGACGCCCTGCGCCGCTACTCCGAGGGGCTCGCCTTCCCGCGCGTGATCCTCGATGACGACACGGTGGTCGGTCGGATCAACCTCAGCGAGATCGTCCAGGGCCCGGCCCGCCGGGCCGAGCTCGGCTACTACCTCGACGCGAAAGCACAGGGGCGCGGCCTGGCCACTCGCGCGATCGACGAGATCGTCACCCTGGCGTTCGGGCGGCTGGGGCTGCACCGCATCCAGGCGGCCACCCGCCTCGACAACGCCGCCAGCCAGCGCATCCTGGAGCGCAACGACTTCGCCCGGGTCGGGATCGCCCGCGACTACCTGCGCGTGGGCGGTGCCTGGCGCGACCACGTGCTCTACGAGCGGATCGCCGCGCAGTGA
- a CDS encoding DoxX family protein, which translates to MKTIARLALGAMLAFAGVSHLTFARDEFDAQVPNSIPLDEEFVVVASGIVEIALGAAFMALPRQRRVVGLIGAAFFVAVFPGNVSQYLNGVDAFGLDSDRSRLIRLFFQPVLVVWALWSTDALQLVRERRQRGTAR; encoded by the coding sequence ATGAAGACCATCGCCCGACTCGCGCTCGGCGCCATGCTCGCCTTCGCCGGAGTGAGCCACCTGACCTTCGCCCGCGACGAGTTCGACGCCCAGGTCCCCAACAGCATCCCGCTGGACGAGGAGTTCGTGGTCGTGGCGTCCGGCATCGTCGAGATCGCCCTCGGTGCGGCGTTCATGGCCCTGCCGCGGCAGCGGCGCGTCGTCGGCCTCATCGGCGCGGCCTTCTTCGTCGCGGTGTTCCCCGGCAATGTCTCGCAGTACCTCAACGGGGTGGACGCGTTCGGCCTGGACAGCGACCGTTCGCGCCTGATCCGGCTGTTCTTCCAGCCCGTCCTCGTGGTGTGGGCGCTGTGGTCGACCGATGCGCTGCAACTGGTCAGAGAACGCCGGCAACGCGGAACTGCACGCTGA
- a CDS encoding alpha-ketoglutarate-dependent dioxygenase AlkB, with amino-acid sequence MWLQGSLLDGDAGVRVGPLDGVRRHELSDGAWVDTLPGWVTGSDELFDVLRTEVPWREERREMYERVVDVPRLLCFYGPRRTLPHPALEEARNALSAHYGDELGEPFVTAGLCFYRDGNDSVAWHGDRIGRSRTEDTMVAILSLGAERKLSLRPAGGGPQTGFSLGHGDLSVMGGSCQRTWEHAILKTARAVGPRISVQFRVAGVL; translated from the coding sequence ATGTGGCTCCAGGGATCCTTGCTCGACGGCGACGCCGGGGTGCGCGTCGGTCCGCTCGACGGAGTGCGGCGTCACGAGCTCTCCGACGGCGCCTGGGTGGACACACTTCCGGGCTGGGTCACCGGATCGGACGAGCTGTTCGACGTGCTGCGCACCGAGGTCCCGTGGCGCGAGGAGCGCCGTGAGATGTACGAGCGGGTCGTCGACGTCCCGCGACTGCTGTGCTTCTACGGGCCGCGTCGCACGTTGCCCCACCCCGCACTGGAGGAGGCGCGGAACGCCCTCTCGGCGCACTATGGCGACGAGCTCGGCGAGCCGTTCGTCACCGCCGGCCTGTGCTTCTATCGCGACGGCAACGACTCGGTGGCGTGGCACGGCGACCGGATCGGCCGCAGCCGCACGGAGGACACGATGGTCGCGATCCTGTCGCTCGGCGCCGAGCGCAAGCTGAGTCTGCGCCCCGCCGGCGGAGGACCCCAGACCGGGTTCAGTCTCGGTCACGGTGACCTGTCGGTCATGGGCGGCAGCTGTCAGCGCACGTGGGAGCACGCGATCTTGAAGACCGCGCGCGCCGTGGGCCCCAGGATCAGCGTGCAGTTCCGCGTTGCCGGCGTTCTCTGA
- a CDS encoding serine hydrolase domain-containing protein, whose amino-acid sequence MTAADLAPHLRDVVGRMSVPGMTWAVVSGPRQTIGIGSAGPLGRDSIFRIASVTKPIVAVLTLRLAERGLFVLDEPIDRWLPEFADRRVLRARGAALDDTIPATRPTTIRDLLQMGSGFGWDMTATATDPLAGEFERRGLVSTWQPPVVRPDRWAQLAGPLPMAHQPGEGWLYQFSFDLLAVFLERVTRRRLDLVLREEVLAPLDMHDTGYAIAMKNVDRVPSSWFPNRRGTFVEVAPIGDPRLMNVPVFRSAATGLLSTADDLAKFVRMLLRGGRGPRGPVISAASFDALRTVTLGESARAMSHEFLEPSVDWGLGVGVDNTARYPSSHPGRFGWDGGTGTSLWVDPEAGVGGVLLTRQGMGTPEPPEYLDAFWRAVHA is encoded by the coding sequence ATGACCGCTGCCGACCTCGCCCCGCACCTGCGGGACGTCGTCGGCCGGATGTCCGTCCCGGGGATGACGTGGGCGGTCGTCAGTGGTCCTCGCCAGACGATCGGCATCGGCTCCGCCGGACCGTTGGGCCGCGACTCGATCTTCCGGATCGCCTCGGTCACCAAGCCGATCGTCGCGGTCCTCACGCTGCGGCTGGCCGAGCGAGGTCTGTTCGTCCTCGACGAGCCGATCGACCGGTGGCTGCCGGAGTTCGCCGACCGACGAGTGCTCCGCGCCCGTGGCGCCGCCCTCGATGACACGATCCCGGCGACGCGCCCGACGACGATCCGCGACCTGCTGCAGATGGGCTCGGGGTTCGGCTGGGACATGACGGCGACCGCCACGGATCCGTTGGCCGGCGAGTTCGAGCGCCGCGGCCTGGTCTCGACCTGGCAGCCGCCCGTGGTGCGCCCGGACCGGTGGGCCCAGCTCGCCGGACCGCTGCCGATGGCCCACCAGCCGGGGGAGGGCTGGCTCTACCAGTTCTCCTTCGATCTGCTGGCGGTGTTCCTCGAGCGGGTCACCCGACGGCGACTCGACCTGGTGCTGCGCGAGGAGGTGCTCGCTCCGCTCGACATGCACGACACCGGGTACGCGATCGCGATGAAGAACGTCGATCGAGTCCCGTCGTCCTGGTTCCCGAACCGCCGTGGCACGTTCGTCGAGGTCGCGCCGATCGGCGACCCGAGACTGATGAACGTCCCGGTCTTCCGGTCGGCCGCGACGGGGCTGCTGTCGACGGCCGACGACCTCGCGAAGTTCGTCCGCATGCTGCTGCGTGGCGGGCGCGGACCGCGCGGGCCGGTGATCTCCGCGGCGTCGTTCGACGCCCTGCGCACCGTCACGCTGGGGGAGTCGGCGCGCGCCATGTCCCACGAGTTCCTGGAGCCCAGCGTCGACTGGGGGCTGGGAGTCGGCGTCGACAACACGGCGCGCTACCCGTCCTCGCATCCAGGTCGCTTCGGCTGGGACGGCGGAACCGGGACGAGCCTGTGGGTCGATCCCGAGGCGGGCGTGGGCGGCGTGCTGCTGACGCGCCAGGGGATGGGCACGCCGGAGCCGCCCGAGTATCTCGACGCGTTCTGGCGAGCCGTTCACGCGTGA
- a CDS encoding phosphoribosyltransferase: protein MDEREILTWPTYGTAIRELAQTVADSGFRPDIVLGIARGGLIPAGSVAYALDCKNLFTMNVEFYTGVGTTREEPTLLPPFLDLAELDDLSVLVVDDVADSGKTLELVARICWEHAGDVRSAVIYEKPRSIIKPDYAWRQTDRWINFPWSSEAVITPRTGVVDA, encoded by the coding sequence ATGGACGAGCGCGAGATCCTGACCTGGCCGACCTACGGAACCGCGATCCGCGAGCTCGCCCAGACCGTGGCGGACTCCGGTTTCCGGCCCGACATCGTGCTCGGCATCGCCCGCGGCGGGCTCATCCCCGCCGGCTCGGTCGCCTACGCGCTGGACTGCAAGAACCTGTTCACGATGAACGTGGAGTTCTACACCGGCGTCGGCACGACCCGCGAGGAGCCGACCCTGCTGCCTCCGTTCCTGGACCTCGCCGAGCTCGACGACCTCTCGGTCCTGGTGGTCGACGACGTGGCGGACAGCGGCAAGACTCTCGAGCTCGTCGCGCGGATCTGCTGGGAGCACGCCGGCGACGTGCGGTCGGCCGTGATCTACGAGAAGCCGCGCTCGATCATCAAGCCGGACTACGCCTGGCGCCAGACCGACCGGTGGATCAACTTCCCGTGGTCCAGCGAGGCCGTCATCACGCCGCGCACGGGCGTCGTCGACGCCTGA
- a CDS encoding MBL fold metallo-hydrolase → MDVTRFGHAAVLVEVAGARILLDPGNFSTAATFELTDLDAIVVTHQHPDHLDRERVGPLLAANPSARLLAEPETAATLEGWESTAGDATYEIGGATLTGVGSRHAEILPTIPRVGNVGMLVTAPGEPTLFHPGDTYEYRPEDVDILALPLSAPWAKLSETVEFARAIAPRTAFPIHDCTVSEAGYGIYWMQLQNHAGIDDLQRLPQGGALNL, encoded by the coding sequence ATGGACGTCACCCGATTCGGTCACGCAGCCGTGCTCGTCGAGGTCGCAGGCGCTCGCATCCTCCTCGATCCGGGCAATTTCAGCACCGCCGCCACCTTCGAGCTGACCGACCTCGACGCGATCGTGGTCACCCACCAGCACCCCGACCACCTCGACCGCGAGCGCGTCGGACCCCTGCTGGCAGCCAATCCGTCGGCCCGGCTGCTGGCCGAGCCGGAGACCGCCGCCACGCTGGAGGGCTGGGAGTCCACGGCCGGCGACGCGACCTACGAGATCGGCGGCGCCACGCTGACCGGCGTCGGCTCGCGTCACGCCGAGATCCTGCCGACCATCCCCCGCGTGGGCAACGTCGGCATGCTCGTCACCGCACCCGGCGAGCCGACGCTCTTCCACCCCGGCGACACCTACGAGTACCGGCCCGAGGACGTCGACATCCTCGCGCTGCCGCTCTCGGCGCCGTGGGCCAAGCTCAGCGAGACCGTCGAGTTCGCCCGTGCCATCGCGCCACGGACGGCGTTCCCGATCCACGACTGCACCGTCTCCGAGGCGGGCTACGGGATCTACTGGATGCAGCTGCAGAACCACGCCGGGATCGACGACCTGCAGCGGCTCCCCCAGGGCGGCGCCCTCAACCTCTGA
- a CDS encoding UDP-N-acetylglucosamine 1-carboxyvinyltransferase — MTQNDSYLSRIGTLIRDARQHSGLTQAQLAAELKTSQSAINRIEKGQQNLTLDTLARIGAALDSELVSVATATGPSHLRVKGGTTLSGSIDVKSSKNAGVALLCAALLNTGTTVLRKVARIEEVNRLLEVLESIGVRTTWLNDANDLELVVPETLDLAKMDAEAARRTRSIIMFLGPLMHRMEEFDLPYAGGCDLGTRTVEPHMTALRPFGLKVLATEGSYHASAARGVVPERPIVLTERGDTVTENALLAAARHEGVTVIRNASPNYMVQDLCFFLEKLGVEIEGIGTTTLRVTGKREIRGDVDYAPSEDPIEAMSLITAAIVTDSNITVRRVPIEFMEIELALLEEMGFRYDRSEEYLAENGQTRLVDITTHPSKLRAPIDKIHPMPFPGLNIDNLPFFAVIAAQAEGQTMLHDWVYENRAIYLTELNKLGAQVKLLDPHRVLIEGPTRWSGAELVCPPALRPAVVILIAMLAAKGTSVLRSVYVINRGYEDLALRLNALGAEIETFRDI, encoded by the coding sequence ATGACTCAGAACGACTCCTACCTCTCGCGGATCGGCACGCTGATCCGTGACGCGCGCCAGCACTCGGGCCTCACCCAGGCCCAGTTGGCGGCCGAGTTGAAGACCAGTCAGAGCGCGATCAACCGCATCGAAAAGGGTCAGCAGAACCTGACGCTCGACACGCTCGCCCGCATCGGGGCCGCGCTCGACTCCGAGCTCGTCAGCGTGGCCACGGCGACCGGACCGAGCCACCTGCGCGTCAAGGGCGGCACGACGCTGTCGGGCAGCATCGACGTGAAGTCGAGCAAGAACGCTGGCGTCGCCCTGCTGTGCGCGGCCCTGCTGAACACCGGCACCACGGTCCTGCGCAAGGTCGCGCGCATCGAGGAGGTCAACCGCCTGCTCGAGGTGCTGGAGTCGATCGGCGTGCGCACCACGTGGCTCAACGACGCGAACGACCTCGAACTCGTCGTTCCCGAGACCCTCGACCTGGCCAAGATGGACGCCGAGGCCGCCCGCCGCACCCGCAGCATCATCATGTTCCTCGGCCCGCTGATGCACCGCATGGAGGAGTTCGACCTGCCGTACGCCGGCGGTTGCGACCTCGGCACTCGCACGGTCGAGCCGCACATGACCGCCCTGCGCCCCTTCGGCCTCAAGGTCCTGGCGACCGAGGGCAGCTACCACGCCTCCGCCGCGCGCGGTGTCGTGCCGGAGCGTCCCATCGTCCTGACCGAGCGCGGCGACACCGTCACCGAGAACGCCCTGCTCGCCGCAGCGCGCCACGAGGGCGTCACGGTCATCCGCAACGCCAGCCCCAACTACATGGTCCAGGACCTGTGCTTCTTCCTCGAGAAGCTCGGCGTCGAGATCGAGGGCATCGGGACCACCACACTGCGCGTCACCGGCAAGCGCGAGATCCGCGGCGACGTCGACTACGCGCCCAGTGAGGACCCGATCGAGGCGATGAGCCTCATCACCGCCGCGATCGTCACCGACTCGAACATCACCGTTCGCCGCGTGCCGATCGAGTTCATGGAGATCGAGCTGGCACTGCTCGAGGAGATGGGCTTCCGCTACGACCGCTCCGAGGAGTACCTCGCCGAGAACGGTCAGACGCGCCTCGTCGACATCACGACGCACCCGTCGAAGCTGCGCGCGCCGATCGACAAGATCCACCCGATGCCGTTCCCGGGTCTCAACATCGACAACCTCCCGTTCTTCGCCGTCATCGCGGCGCAGGCCGAGGGTCAGACGATGCTGCACGACTGGGTCTACGAGAACCGCGCGATCTACCTGACCGAGCTGAACAAGCTCGGCGCCCAGGTGAAGCTGCTCGACCCGCACCGCGTCCTGATCGAGGGACCCACGCGCTGGAGCGGCGCCGAGCTGGTCTGCCCGCCGGCGCTGCGGCCCGCCGTGGTGATCCTGATCGCCATGCTCGCCGCGAAGGGCACCTCGGTGCTGCGCAGCGTCTACGTGATCAACCGCGGCTACGAGGACCTGGCCCTGCGCCTGAACGCCCTCGGCGCCGAGATCGAGACCTTCCGCGACATCTGA
- a CDS encoding glycerophosphodiester phosphodiesterase family protein, with protein sequence MRTPPYLEHPPPIAFAHRGGAKVEENLGIENSLAAFSHAYELGYRYMETDVRCSRDGVVYACHDELLDRLLGTDDAIADLDSATIDRALLGDREPIVRFETLVEALPDARWNIDVKADDAVDATTDLVERLGILDRICLASFSHARLVRMRARHPGVVTSASSREVAQMVLTRRVPAAPLIFQVPVRHGHARIMTPGFLRRAHRAGKHVHVWTVDDPQEMHRLADLGVDGIMTDRTDLLKNVLLERGQWKDPA encoded by the coding sequence GTGAGGACACCGCCGTACCTCGAGCACCCGCCGCCCATCGCCTTCGCCCATCGCGGAGGCGCGAAGGTCGAGGAGAATCTCGGGATCGAGAACTCCCTGGCCGCGTTCAGCCACGCCTACGAGCTGGGCTATCGGTACATGGAGACCGACGTCCGCTGCAGCCGCGACGGCGTCGTCTACGCGTGCCACGACGAGTTGCTCGACCGCCTGCTGGGCACCGACGACGCGATCGCCGACCTCGACTCGGCCACGATCGACCGGGCGCTGCTCGGCGACCGCGAGCCGATCGTGCGGTTCGAGACGCTCGTGGAGGCGCTCCCCGACGCCCGGTGGAACATCGACGTGAAGGCCGACGACGCGGTCGACGCCACCACCGACCTGGTCGAGCGGCTCGGCATCCTCGACCGGATCTGCCTCGCCTCGTTCTCGCACGCCCGCCTCGTCCGCATGCGCGCGCGCCACCCCGGGGTCGTCACGTCCGCGTCGTCGCGCGAGGTCGCGCAGATGGTGCTGACCCGGCGCGTGCCGGCCGCTCCCCTCATCTTCCAGGTTCCGGTCCGGCACGGGCACGCCCGCATCATGACGCCGGGCTTCCTGCGCCGGGCCCATCGCGCCGGCAAGCACGTGCACGTCTGGACCGTCGACGACCCGCAGGAGATGCACCGTCTCGCCGACCTCGGGGTCGACGGGATCATGACCGATCGCACCGACCTGCTCAAGAACGTGCTCCTCGAGCGCGGCCAGTGGAAGGACCCCGCATGA